A part of Paenarthrobacter sp. A20 genomic DNA contains:
- a CDS encoding FadR/GntR family transcriptional regulator, whose translation MNNLLDSWTVGQGPVVRVGAAEGVLAALRSAIESGQIPVGTKLEAEAALAQRFGVSRTMVREALRSLSSLGLTATHTGKGTFVVADRAVKDLRLGKYSAQQLLEARPHIEIPAAGLAAQRRTIEELDRLREILEAMEHEEELSQWVVLNSEFHASIARASGNGVFATMQEDIDDAMAKQSNTLNQVVDRRKESGAEHAAIFAAIERGSADDATRAMELHLQGVEVALESVTVTDIPNL comes from the coding sequence ATGAACAACCTGTTGGACAGCTGGACAGTTGGTCAGGGGCCCGTGGTGAGAGTGGGGGCCGCTGAGGGTGTTCTGGCCGCTTTGCGGTCCGCCATAGAGTCCGGGCAAATCCCTGTCGGGACAAAATTGGAAGCTGAAGCGGCCCTCGCCCAGCGGTTCGGGGTGTCCCGGACCATGGTGCGCGAGGCGCTGAGATCGTTGTCATCATTGGGCCTAACAGCGACGCATACAGGCAAGGGCACGTTCGTAGTTGCCGACCGAGCCGTAAAAGACCTGCGGTTGGGGAAGTATTCGGCACAGCAGCTGCTGGAGGCCCGTCCCCACATCGAGATCCCGGCCGCGGGACTCGCGGCGCAGCGCCGAACTATCGAAGAACTCGATCGCCTGCGGGAGATTCTGGAAGCGATGGAACATGAGGAAGAACTGTCCCAGTGGGTGGTTCTGAACTCGGAGTTCCATGCCAGTATCGCCCGCGCCAGCGGCAACGGAGTGTTCGCGACGATGCAGGAGGACATCGATGACGCGATGGCGAAACAGTCGAACACCTTGAACCAGGTCGTGGATCGCCGTAAGGAATCCGGGGCCGAACATGCAGCAATTTTCGCCGCGATTGAACGCGGATCGGCCGATGATGCAACGCGTGCAATGGAGCTTCATTTGCAGGGCGTGGAAGTCGCCCTTGAGTCGGTCACCGTCACGGATATTCCCAATCTGTAG
- a CDS encoding DUF1003 domain-containing protein: MSERESTWHGQHKAGLSRGERAADYLRNGMGSWIFVGSFVLVMLVWAAVNSYLLAEDAWDPYPFILLNLFLSMLAGLQGAILLIAAKRQDAIAAAMAQHDYDTDVQAKTEIDRLMAINSQQLELLEELRALLRQQRAIGEDDDEKPRSGDSP, from the coding sequence ATGAGTGAGCGGGAGAGTACTTGGCACGGTCAGCACAAGGCTGGCCTGAGCAGGGGTGAGCGTGCAGCAGACTACCTCCGCAATGGCATGGGCAGCTGGATTTTTGTTGGATCTTTCGTCCTGGTGATGCTGGTCTGGGCTGCCGTGAATTCATACCTGCTGGCCGAGGATGCCTGGGACCCTTACCCGTTCATCCTGCTGAATCTCTTCCTGTCCATGTTGGCAGGCCTCCAGGGCGCCATCCTGCTCATCGCCGCGAAAAGGCAGGACGCCATAGCGGCAGCCATGGCCCAGCACGACTACGACACTGACGTGCAGGCCAAGACGGAGATCGACCGGCTCATGGCCATCAACAGCCAACAGCTGGAACTGCTGGAGGAGCTACGGGCTCTTCTACGCCAACAAAGGGCGATCGGGGAGGATGACGACGAAAAACCACGAAGTGGCGATTCGCCGTAA
- a CDS encoding MBL fold metallo-hydrolase, with the protein MTNNDPGKPFAAAPQLSVEPIIQQIHLPAGIAGADELDFDVRSFLVGDASGVVLIDAGLEGSAPAIEQALGRLGAEWKDITDLVLTHSHPDHVGGLAEVALKAPEAAIWAGASDIPQIASDAPIRPLSDGDHVHGMRILQTPGHTAGHISLLHDDAGILFVGDTVGTMKGAMTRGPSQFTADAAEAELSLLKLSQLQPTRMLFSHGPEIPDPVAQLRRLVDLSEQG; encoded by the coding sequence ATGACCAACAACGACCCGGGAAAACCCTTCGCTGCTGCACCTCAGCTTTCTGTGGAGCCGATCATCCAGCAGATCCATCTACCTGCGGGAATAGCCGGGGCTGATGAGCTGGACTTTGACGTGCGTTCCTTTCTTGTGGGGGACGCGTCCGGGGTGGTGCTGATCGACGCCGGGCTTGAGGGCAGCGCACCTGCGATAGAACAAGCGCTGGGACGGCTCGGAGCGGAATGGAAGGACATCACGGATCTCGTACTGACCCACTCGCATCCAGACCATGTCGGCGGGTTGGCGGAGGTGGCATTAAAAGCGCCCGAGGCCGCCATCTGGGCCGGAGCGTCGGACATCCCCCAAATCGCTTCAGATGCACCAATCCGCCCGCTCTCGGACGGGGACCATGTCCACGGAATGCGGATACTACAGACGCCGGGACACACAGCAGGTCATATCAGTTTGCTCCACGACGATGCAGGCATCCTGTTCGTCGGAGACACAGTAGGCACAATGAAAGGAGCCATGACACGTGGTCCTTCCCAGTTCACAGCGGATGCCGCCGAAGCTGAACTTTCTTTGCTTAAACTCAGCCAGTTACAACCAACAAGAATGCTTTTCTCGCACGGACCCGAGATCCCCGACCCGGTCGCCCAACTCCGCCGGCTAGTCGATCTATCCGAGCAGGGCTGA
- a CDS encoding acetate/propionate family kinase, protein MRVLVLNPGSSSLKYHLRDTAATNPAAALLASGQVHWPPDERSSATRLHTAFEELNDTMKRLGAVHPEAIGHRVVHGGVWFGTPVLITADVTAAIEGLSPLAPLHNPASVACIDAAGQRWPDLPQVAVFDTAFHRTIPDFAARYAIPEDAYRVHPVRRYGFHGISVEMACRDTAEFLDVAPLTAIVAHVGNGASVTAVRNGLSVDTSMGMTPLEGLVMGTRSGDLDPSIVLLMQHGGATAEEVDGILNHRSGLLALAGTADMRDVGAAARQGEPGAILALDMAAYRLAKYIAAYSMVVGRPDALVFTGGVGENSALFRARVVAWLGPLGLGLDEDLNTSVQEGTRKISSTNSAFPVLVVPSDEERAIAESTAALLAMPPMEG, encoded by the coding sequence ATGCGTGTTCTTGTGCTGAATCCCGGGTCCTCATCGCTGAAGTACCACCTGCGTGACACGGCAGCTACCAACCCGGCTGCTGCCCTTCTTGCTTCCGGACAGGTTCACTGGCCACCGGACGAGCGTTCCAGCGCGACCCGCCTGCACACTGCCTTTGAAGAGCTGAATGACACCATGAAGCGCCTCGGAGCCGTGCATCCGGAGGCTATTGGACACCGCGTCGTCCACGGCGGCGTCTGGTTCGGAACACCGGTGCTTATCACGGCTGACGTGACAGCGGCGATTGAAGGGCTAAGTCCTTTGGCGCCTCTCCACAACCCCGCCAGTGTCGCTTGTATTGACGCCGCCGGCCAACGTTGGCCCGATCTTCCGCAGGTAGCCGTCTTTGACACGGCGTTCCATCGCACCATTCCGGACTTCGCCGCCCGCTATGCCATTCCGGAAGACGCCTACCGTGTCCATCCAGTGAGGCGCTATGGATTTCACGGCATCTCGGTGGAGATGGCCTGCCGTGACACAGCAGAGTTTCTCGACGTGGCGCCTTTGACTGCGATAGTGGCCCACGTTGGCAACGGCGCATCCGTCACCGCCGTCAGGAACGGGCTCAGCGTGGACACCTCCATGGGAATGACCCCCTTGGAGGGCCTGGTCATGGGGACGCGGTCGGGAGACCTGGATCCTTCCATCGTCTTGTTGATGCAGCATGGCGGTGCCACTGCCGAAGAAGTTGATGGCATCCTCAACCACCGCTCGGGCTTGTTGGCGCTGGCTGGAACTGCTGACATGCGGGACGTTGGCGCTGCTGCCCGCCAAGGAGAACCTGGGGCGATCCTCGCCCTGGACATGGCCGCCTATCGTCTCGCCAAGTACATAGCTGCCTACTCCATGGTGGTTGGCCGGCCTGACGCCCTGGTGTTCACCGGCGGCGTGGGTGAGAACTCTGCGCTGTTCAGGGCCAGGGTGGTCGCCTGGTTGGGACCACTGGGGCTTGGGCTTGATGAGGACCTGAATACGTCCGTCCAGGAGGGCACTCGCAAAATCAGCAGCACAAATTCGGCATTCCCGGTGCTCGTAGTACCAAGTGACGAAGAACGCGCCATTGCAGAATCGACGGCGGCCTTGCTCGCCATGCCCCCTATGGAAGGTTGA
- a CDS encoding phosphoketolase: MSLDEKRTATDTVPDAGNFDLLHRYWSAANYLTVAQIYLQENALLREPLQVEHIKPRLLGHWGTSPGLSLIYAHLNRLIRRTSAEVLMVTGPGHGGPAVVANTYLEGSYSEVYPTVGQDLKGLRKLVRQFSTPRGIASHVGPATPGSIHEGGELGYSLMHATGAAMDNPGLIVACVVGDGEAETGPLEGSWKAPSFINPLRDGAVLPILHLNGHKISGPTVLGRRSNMDVASLLEAHGWDPVIVSGDDPALVHPALASAVDSAYASIRAIQSHARTEGVTGPARWPAIILRTPKGWTGPATVDGKPVEGTHRSHQVPLAGVRENPDHLKQLETWMRSYRPEELFDDDGRLIPELAQLAPTGDLRMGALPASRGMESTDLVIPRLDRYAIEAVPRGGVMHQSTKPLGEMLRDIYIDTADDPRFRLFCPDETNSNRLGAVFEATDRCLLEPAASTEAALADDHVSASGRVMEVLSEHLCQGWLEGYVLTGRHGLFASYEAFAMVSASMTIQHAKWLQHSRELEWRQPVPSLNILLTSTCWRNDHNGFSHQGPGLIDTVLSLSSTVIRVYFPPDANTLLVTAEHMLHSKDYVNLVVIDKQEHPQYLTLEEAREHAAVGASTWDWAGNEIPGTSAGIAPDIVLACAGDVPTQETLAAAWLLKKHVPDMCVRVVNVMDAMVLPPPEVHPHGLAGDKFEELFTPDVDVVMAWHGYARALHQLLHGRPHPERFHVRGYNEQGTTTTPFDMVVLNKVSRYHLVMEALRRASGQFAGADHLLELCRTQLDAHYRYIREHFEDLPDIRDWVWTQQ; this comes from the coding sequence ATGAGCCTGGATGAGAAAAGGACCGCCACAGACACCGTGCCGGACGCCGGGAACTTTGACCTCCTGCACCGGTATTGGTCCGCGGCCAACTACCTGACCGTGGCACAGATCTATCTGCAGGAGAACGCCCTGCTCCGGGAGCCGCTGCAAGTAGAGCACATCAAGCCCAGGCTCTTGGGCCACTGGGGTACCAGCCCGGGCTTATCGCTGATCTACGCACACCTTAACCGCCTCATTCGTCGCACCAGTGCGGAAGTCCTCATGGTGACGGGCCCAGGCCACGGAGGTCCCGCCGTCGTCGCCAATACCTATCTGGAAGGCAGCTACTCGGAGGTATACCCGACCGTTGGCCAAGACCTGAAAGGGCTCCGGAAACTGGTCCGGCAGTTTTCGACGCCGCGAGGCATCGCCAGCCACGTCGGCCCGGCCACGCCCGGCTCCATCCATGAGGGCGGCGAACTGGGCTATTCCCTCATGCACGCCACCGGCGCGGCCATGGACAATCCGGGCCTGATCGTTGCCTGCGTCGTCGGTGACGGAGAGGCAGAAACCGGTCCACTCGAGGGCTCCTGGAAGGCGCCCTCGTTCATCAACCCCCTCAGGGACGGGGCGGTACTTCCCATCCTGCACCTCAACGGGCATAAGATCTCCGGCCCCACCGTGCTGGGCAGGCGGTCGAACATGGACGTGGCGTCATTGCTCGAAGCGCACGGCTGGGATCCAGTCATCGTCTCCGGCGATGACCCCGCGCTCGTCCACCCTGCCCTGGCCTCAGCAGTGGACTCGGCCTACGCATCCATCCGCGCCATCCAGTCCCACGCCCGCACGGAGGGAGTCACCGGACCCGCACGATGGCCCGCCATCATCCTGCGCACCCCCAAGGGATGGACAGGACCGGCGACAGTAGACGGAAAGCCTGTCGAGGGAACCCACCGCTCCCACCAAGTCCCACTGGCCGGAGTCAGGGAAAACCCGGACCATCTGAAGCAACTTGAAACGTGGATGCGTTCCTACCGGCCGGAAGAACTCTTCGACGACGACGGGCGCCTTATCCCCGAGCTCGCACAACTCGCCCCAACAGGCGATCTCCGCATGGGCGCACTGCCCGCCAGCCGCGGAATGGAAAGTACCGACCTGGTGATCCCCAGGCTCGATCGTTACGCCATAGAGGCTGTTCCCCGCGGGGGCGTGATGCACCAGAGCACCAAACCGTTGGGGGAGATGCTGCGGGATATCTACATCGATACCGCCGATGACCCCAGATTCCGCCTCTTCTGCCCGGACGAAACCAACAGCAACAGGCTCGGCGCAGTCTTCGAAGCCACTGACCGGTGCCTCCTCGAACCAGCCGCCTCCACGGAGGCCGCGCTCGCGGACGATCATGTTTCCGCCAGCGGACGCGTGATGGAAGTCCTGTCCGAACACCTCTGCCAAGGGTGGCTGGAAGGGTACGTGCTGACGGGCCGGCACGGACTCTTCGCGAGCTACGAGGCATTTGCCATGGTGAGTGCTTCCATGACCATTCAGCACGCCAAATGGCTGCAGCATTCACGGGAGCTGGAGTGGCGGCAGCCCGTGCCGAGCCTGAACATCCTGCTGACCTCTACGTGTTGGCGGAATGATCACAATGGGTTCAGCCATCAAGGTCCTGGCCTCATCGACACGGTTCTGTCCCTGTCCAGCACCGTCATCCGTGTCTACTTCCCTCCTGATGCCAACACCTTGCTGGTCACCGCGGAACATATGCTGCACAGCAAGGACTACGTGAACCTGGTGGTGATCGACAAGCAGGAACATCCGCAATACCTGACGCTCGAAGAGGCACGGGAGCATGCAGCCGTGGGCGCATCCACCTGGGATTGGGCTGGAAATGAAATACCAGGGACCTCAGCGGGCATCGCCCCGGACATTGTCCTGGCATGTGCCGGAGATGTGCCCACGCAGGAGACCTTGGCGGCAGCCTGGCTCCTCAAGAAGCACGTCCCGGACATGTGCGTCCGGGTGGTCAACGTGATGGATGCCATGGTCTTGCCACCTCCAGAGGTCCATCCACATGGGCTGGCGGGCGACAAGTTCGAAGAACTCTTCACTCCTGACGTGGACGTGGTGATGGCGTGGCATGGATACGCGAGGGCCCTGCATCAACTCCTGCACGGCCGACCTCATCCTGAGCGGTTCCATGTTCGCGGTTACAACGAGCAAGGCACCACCACCACACCCTTCGACATGGTGGTCCTGAACAAGGTCAGCCGTTACCACCTGGTGATGGAAGCGTTACGGCGCGCCAGTGGGCAATTTGCGGGGGCAGACCACCTGCTGGAGCTTTGCAGGACGCAATTGGACGCCCACTACCGCTACATCCGCGAGCACTTCGAGGATCTTCCCGACATCAGGGACTGGGTGTGGACGCAGCAGTAG